The region GCCATCATCAAGGCCGCGCGCACCGGCAAGATCGGCGACGGCAAGATTTTCGTACAGGAAGTCGAACAGGTCATTCGCATCCGTACCGGCGAGACAGGAGCGGAAGCGGTATAACACCGTGAAGGGGGGATCGCATGTCGGAGCAGCTTCGGTGGTTGTTTCGAATTCTTCCGATCTTGCTGTTCATGTGTTTGTTCTCCCCCGCACATGCCGGCGCCGGCGTCTCCGATACCCGCATCCTGCTCGGGCAATCGGCCGGCATGTCCGGCCCCACGGCGCAATACGCGCGCCAGGCGCTGAACGGCGCCAAAATCTATTTCGACAAAATCAACCAGCAAGGCGGCGTCCACGGCAGGCGTATTGAGCTGCTCACCCGCGACGACCAGTACACGGCGTCTCTCGCCGCCTACAACACGCGACAACTGATAGAGCGGGACGGGGTGTTCGCCCTGTTCGGATTCGTCGGCTGGCCGGCCAGCCAGGCGGGGCTGCAGATCGCTTCGCGGGCACGTGTTCCTTTCTTCGCGCCTTTCACCGGCGGCGCGCTCCAGCCATCTTTCAACCGCCATCTGTTTTCGATTCGCGCCAGTTATGCGGACGAATATGCCCGTTTCCTGCGCAACATGAACTGGCTCGGCACGCGCAAGCTGGTGCTGCTGTATCAGCAAGACCAGTATGGCGTGTCGCTCAAGCAGGACCTGGAAAACCACGCACGGCGCGAAGCCATCGAGCTGACCAGCATCGGCATCAGCCACGGCGGGATCAATCTGGCGCCGCTGATCGAGAAGACGCTGGCCGTGCATGCCGACGTCGTCATGCTGGTGAGTGCCGACTACCAGGTCAACGCGCGCCTCGTGCGCGGCTTGCGCGACGATGGATTCCTCGGCCAATTCTTCGCCGTGTCTTTCGTCGGCAACAAGCAATTGGCCGGCGAACTGGGCGAACTGGCGCACGGCCTCCTGGTTACGCAAGTGGTGCCGTTGCCGTGGCGGATGTCGATGCCGCTGGTCGCCGAGTATCGCAAGCGCGTGGCTGAAGCCGGCCGCGAAGAACTCTCCGTCACCGGCCTGGAAGGCTATATTGCCGCGCGCGTGCTGGTGGAAGGGCTGAAACGGGCAGGGCGCAATCTCACGCGCGAGCGCCTGATCCGTGCGCTCGAAAGCATCAACGCGCGCAACTATGACGGCGGCGGCTATGCCGTCAATTTCTCCTCCACCCGGCATCAAGGGTCGATGTACGTGGATATCGCGACTATGACCAAGGACGCCCGTTTCATGAACTGAGGCCGTCAATTCAGGGAAATCCCTGTTTTCACGATTGCCATCGCATTTGGTTTAAAATACTGTATATATGTACAGTATTCAAATGCGGAGGCAATGACCCCATGAGCAAGTCCGGTTACCGCAAAGTACCGTTGCAAATCACGCAAGTGCGCGAGAGCGAAGGCGAGACATTCACGCGCGTGTTCGATGCGCGCAAGGGCCGTGGCGCGGTCAGCAATATGCAGGGACGCTATGAAGTGGAACAACGCGTCGGTTTCGACGACGGCTGGGGCGTGCCTGAACCGGAGAATGGAGAAACGGACGAAGGCGGCGAACCTGCGGCCCTGCGCACCATCATCACCGAAGAAACCGCCAGGACCATCATCAGCCGCAACAAGTCGCCCGACCTGCCTTTCAATGCGTCGCTCAATCCGTATCGCGGCTGCGAGCACGGATGCGTGTACTGCTTCGCGCGGCCCACGCACGCCTATCTCGGCCTGTCGCCGGGGCTGGATTTCGAGAGCAGGATTTTTGCCAAGACCAACGCACCGGAATTGCTGCTGCGCGAGCTGGCGAAGCCGTCCTATCTGCCCGAGACGATTACCGTCGGCATCAATACCGACGCCTATCAGCCATGTGAGCGAGAACTGCAGATCACGCGGCGCGTGTTGCAGATACTGAGCGACTGCCGTCATCCGGCGGCGCTGATCACCAAATCTTCGCTGATCGAACGCGACATCGATATCCTGGCGCCGATGGCCGCGCGGCGCCAGATGATTGCCGCCGTCACCATCGCCACGCTCGACCCGGCGCTGGCGCGCAAGCTGGAGCCGCGTGCGGCCACGCCGACGCGCCGCCTGCGGGTAATCCGCACGCTGGCTGAAGCGGGCATTCCGGTCAGCGTCAGCGTTGCGCCGGTGATTCCCTTCATCAACGAGCCGGAGCTGGAAGACATCGTCGCGGCTGCCGCAGAGGCCGGCGCGCGCCGCGCCGGTTACACCGTGCTGCGCTTGCCATGGGAGGTGAATCCGCTGTTCCAGCAATGGCTGCAGACCTACTTTCCGGAGCGGGCGAACCGTGTCATGAACCGCATCCGCGAAATGCGCGGCGGCAAGGACAACGACTCCGATTTCGCCACGCGCATGCGCGGTGAAGGCGTGTGGGCGGAGCTGATACGCCAGCGTTTTGAAAAGGCCGTGCAGCGCAGCGGCATGCATCAGCACGGCTGGTTCGACATGCTCGACGCCTCGCAATTCGTGGCGCCCGCCCGGCCGGCGAGAGCGTCCCCGTCCGGCCAGTTCAATCTGTTCTGACCGGCCGGGGCGGGGCGCTTCCCCGCGATGGTCTTACTTCTCGCTGTCCAGATGCGCCATCGAATGCGCGGCATAGCGATCGCCCGCCGCGGCATTGGCCGGAATTGCTTCTTCGATGCGCGCCAGATCCTGTGCCGTCAGCGTCAGCTTGAGCGCGCCCAGCGATTCCGTCAGGCGTTCCGGGCGGCGTGCGCCGACCAGCGGCACGATATCGCTGCCTTGCGCCAGTACCCAGGCAATCGCCACTTGCGCCGGTGTGGCCTCTTTGTCGGCGGCGACACGGCGCAGCACGTCGATCAGCGACAGGTTATGCGCCAGGTTGTCGCCCGAGAAGCGCGGGCTGTGCGCGCGGAAATCGTTCGCCGCCAGCTTGCGCGCCGGATCCCAATGACCGCTGATGAGGCCGCGCGACAGTACGCCGTAAGCGGTGATGCCGATGCCCAGTTCGCGGCAGGTCGGCAGGATATCTTTTTCGATGCCGCGCGAGATCAGTGAATACTCGATCTGCAAATCGGTGATTGGATGCACTGCGTGAGCACGGCGCAGGGTGTCCGCGCCGACTTCCGACAAGCCGATGTGACGCACCCGGCCAGCCTTGATTTCGTCGGCGATGGCGCCCACGGTGTCTTCGATCGGCACGGATGGATCGAGGCGCGCCGGACGGTAGATGTCGATATGGTCGGTGCCCAGACGGCGCAAGGTATAAGCCAGGGAATTCTTGACCGCCGCCGGACGGTTGTCCATGCCGACCCAGTTGCCGCCGGCGTCGCGCATGGCGCCGAATTTCACGCTCAGAAGGACCTTGTCGCGGCTGCCGGCTCCGGCGCCGCCTTTGCTACGCAAGGCGTCGCGGATCAGCATTTCATTGTGACCCATGCCGTAGAAATCGCCGGTATCGAGCAGCGTGACGCCGGCGTCCAGCGCGGCATGGATGGTGTCGACGCCGGCTTGTTCGTCGGCCGGGCCGTACAGATCCGACATGCCCATGCAGCCGAGGCCGAGGGCCGACGAGGATAGGCCGTCGCGGCCGAGTATGCGTTGTTCCATGATGATTCCTTCCAGTCGAAAAGTGAGGGGCGCCAGCCGGAGAGAGGGCGACAGCAGCCATTCCTTGGCGCATGGTGATATTATTGGACTTGTTTAATTTCGAATAAATGGCGTTAAAATGATTTCTTTATTCGAAAATAATTAATTATCAATATGGATCGCTTGCAGGCAATGGAAGTATTCGTGCGCGTCGCCGAACTGGGCAGCTTCAGCAAGACTGCCGAGCAGATGGGCTTGCCTGCGGCGACCGTGACCAACGCCATCCAGGCGGTGGAAAAGCGCGTCGGCGTGCGCTTGCTGCAGCGGACCACGCGCAAGGTCACGCTGACCGACGACGGCGCGGCTTACCTTGAGCGTTGCCAGCGCTTGCTGGCGGAATTCCAGGATGTCGAGAACCTGTTCGACAACGAACAGCCGCAGGGCGTGGTGCGTGTCGACCTGCCCGAAAGGCTGGCGCACAAGAACGTCATTCCGCGCCTGCCGGAGTTCTTCGCGCGTTATCCGGACATCAGCGTCAAACTCAATGCCAGCGATCGCTTCGTCGACCTGATCGGCGAAGGCGTCGACTGCGTGGTGCGGGTCGGCCTCCTCAGCGATTCAACGCTGATTGCGCGCAGCATCGGCGCGATGGAGCAGATCACTTGCGCTTCCAAGGCCTACCTCGATCGCCACGGCCGGCCGCGTACGCTGGCGGAGCTGGGGCAGCACGTGATGATCAATTATTTTTCCAGCCGCACCGGCCGCGAGCTGCCGTGGGAGTACATGCAGAACGGCGAGCTGAAGACGTTGAAGCTGCGTGGCCAGGTATCGGTCGCGAGCTCCGAGGCTTATATGGCGTGTTGCCTGGCGGGACTGGGATTGGTGCAGGCGCCTTTGCTGGGCGCGGAGGACTTGCTGGCGCAGGGCATGATTGAAGAAGTGCTGCCGGAGTTCAAGCCGCCGCCGTTGCCGGTGGCGATCGTGTACTCGCACAATCGCCATCTGTCGCCGCGTGTGCGGGTGTTCGTCGACTGGCTTGCCGAGATACTGAAAATTCGTTGATCAGTGCTAGCGCGCCGCCGGTGCGCTCGATTGCAGCAACACGATCAGCGCCCCCGAGCCGCCATCGGCCGGTTGCGCCTGGCAAAAGGCGATGACTTCGTCCTTCTGCGCCAGCCAGTTGCGCACTTTCTGTTTCAGCACCGGCTCCTTGTTGACCGAGCCCAGTCCCTTGCCGTGGATGATGCGTACGCAGCGCTGGCCGCGTCGGCGCGCCTGACGCAGGAATTCTCCGAGCGCTTCGCGTGCTTCGTCGCGGCGCAGGCCGTGCAGGTCGAGCTGGTTCTGGATTGCCCAATGGCCGCGCCGCAATTTGCTGAGCACGTCGCTGCCCACGCCGGGACGCGCGAAGCTGAGGTTCTCATCGGTGTCGAGCAGGGTGTCGAAAGTGAATTCGTCGGACAACGATTCCATCAGCGCCGCCTGTTCGTCGGCAATGTGGTGGCGCGCGATCGGCAACGGTTGCGGCGGAACGAGGGCCGCTTTTTCATTGCTGCGCAGCGGTGCTATCTTGCCGACGCTGGTGCGGAAAATGTCGGCTTCGGCGCGCAGGCGCTTTTCGTCCTCCAGGCGCTGGCGCTCGGCGGCGAGGCGGGCTTCTTCCTGCGCCTTGAGATCCTTGCGCAATGACTTGAGCGCCGAAAAATCCTTGATGGTCGCCATGATTGTCGAGCCGGTGAGGCCGGTAAGAAATGAAAAAGCCCTCCCGCGATGAAGAGGGAGGGCTGCGATGACAAGCCGCTTACTCCAGGCCTTCCAGGTAGCGCTGGGCGTCCAGCGCGGCCATGCAGCCGGTGCCGGCGCTGGTGATGGCCTGGCGGTAAATGTGATCCTGCACGTCGCCGGCGGCAAACACGCCGTTGATGCTGGTGGCGGTGGCGAAGCCTTCCAGGCCGGTGCGGGTCTTGATGTAGCCGTTATGCATGTCCAGCTGGCCGTCGAAGATGCCGGTGTTCGGTTTGTGGCCGATGGCAATGAACAGGCCGTGCAGCGTGATCGGCGTGACGCTGCCGTCCTGGGTCGACTTGATCTTGATGCCGGTGACGCCGCTTTCATCGCCGACGACTTCATCGAGCGTGTGATGCCATTTGATGTCGATCTTGCCTTCGGTGACCTTGTGCAGCAGGCGGTCGATCAGGATCGGCTCGGCACGGAACTTGTCGCGGCGATGGATGATGGTGACTTTGCTGGCGATGTTGGACAAATACAGCGCTTCTTCGACCGCGGTGTTGCCGCCGCCGACCACGGCGACTTCCTTGCCGCGATAGAAAAAGCCGTCGCAGGTGGCGCAGGCCGACACGCCCTTGCCCATGAAGGCTTCTTCCGACGGCAGGCCGAGGTATTGCGCCGAAGCGCCGGTGGCGATGATCAGCGCGTCGCAGGTATATTCACCGGAGTCGCCGATCAGGCGGAATGGCCGTTCCGACAACTTGGTCGTGTGGATATGGTCAAAAATGATTTCCGTGTTGAAACGCTCGGCGTGCTGCAGCAGGCGCTGCATCAGTTCCGGGCCTTGCACGCCCATCGGATCGCCGGGCCAGTTTTCAACGTCGGTGGTGGTCATCAGCTGGCCGCCTTGCTCGACGCCGGTGATCAGCACCGGATTGAGGTTGGCGCGGGCTGCGTAGACGGCTGCGCTGTAACCGGCGGGGCCGGAACCGAGAATCAAAACCTTGGCGTGTTTGGGCGTGGTCATAAAATACTCTTAATGAACTGAACAGAAGCGGGGTGCAGCGGCATGGGAAGAAAATGATGCCGGACTGCCGGATTTCAATGCAGGCGCGAGGATTGTCAACTGCGTTACCCGAGACGGCGGCTTATGTTGCCGTTTATCCTATATTGCGCTGCAAAACGGTTAAGATTATAGACGAAGCGCCAGACCGGCCCGATGGAATTACGCTATCCGATCAATAGGGCGGCCCGCCCTGATTTGCCGCGGATTTCCGCTAGCCGGTTTTCTGCCCGGCAATCGCCGTTACAATGTCGCCTGAGTTAAATGCGCCCCGCAGGCGCGCCAGATAAAGATTTATGACCAAGACCAGCCAAGCCTATACCCGCAACACCAAAGCCGCCGAAACTCCGCAGCTGCCGAGCAGGCTGGTGCGCCTCCTGTACGAAGCGCGCTGGCTGGCCATGGCGACCTTGCTGGTGTATTTGTCGCTGATCCTGCTGACTTATTCGCGCAGCGACCCGGGCTGGTCGGTGGCCAACTCCGTGCCGCACCTGCATAACTGGGGCGGCCGCGTCGGCGCGTGGATGGCCGATCTGATGCTGTACATCTTCGGCATGTCGACCTGGTGGTGGTGTGTGCTGCTGGGGCATTCCATCTGGCGCAGCTATCGCCGCATGGCCAACCGCTTCCTGGTGCAGAAAGAAACCGAACCCGAACATCACCAGGAAGGCCTGATCCGCGCCATCGGCTTCGTGTTCCTGCTGGCCGGCAGCCTCGGCCTCGAATACATGCGCATGTACACCATGAAGGCGCCGATGCCGCGTGCGCCTG is a window of Herbaspirillum hiltneri N3 DNA encoding:
- a CDS encoding ABC transporter substrate-binding protein; the protein is MCLFSPAHAGAGVSDTRILLGQSAGMSGPTAQYARQALNGAKIYFDKINQQGGVHGRRIELLTRDDQYTASLAAYNTRQLIERDGVFALFGFVGWPASQAGLQIASRARVPFFAPFTGGALQPSFNRHLFSIRASYADEYARFLRNMNWLGTRKLVLLYQQDQYGVSLKQDLENHARREAIELTSIGISHGGINLAPLIEKTLAVHADVVMLVSADYQVNARLVRGLRDDGFLGQFFAVSFVGNKQLAGELGELAHGLLVTQVVPLPWRMSMPLVAEYRKRVAEAGREELSVTGLEGYIAARVLVEGLKRAGRNLTRERLIRALESINARNYDGGGYAVNFSSTRHQGSMYVDIATMTKDARFMN
- a CDS encoding Smr/MutS family protein, whose translation is MATIKDFSALKSLRKDLKAQEEARLAAERQRLEDEKRLRAEADIFRTSVGKIAPLRSNEKAALVPPQPLPIARHHIADEQAALMESLSDEFTFDTLLDTDENLSFARPGVGSDVLSKLRRGHWAIQNQLDLHGLRRDEAREALGEFLRQARRRGQRCVRIIHGKGLGSVNKEPVLKQKVRNWLAQKDEVIAFCQAQPADGGSGALIVLLQSSAPAAR
- a CDS encoding aldo/keto reductase, encoding MEQRILGRDGLSSSALGLGCMGMSDLYGPADEQAGVDTIHAALDAGVTLLDTGDFYGMGHNEMLIRDALRSKGGAGAGSRDKVLLSVKFGAMRDAGGNWVGMDNRPAAVKNSLAYTLRRLGTDHIDIYRPARLDPSVPIEDTVGAIADEIKAGRVRHIGLSEVGADTLRRAHAVHPITDLQIEYSLISRGIEKDILPTCRELGIGITAYGVLSRGLISGHWDPARKLAANDFRAHSPRFSGDNLAHNLSLIDVLRRVAADKEATPAQVAIAWVLAQGSDIVPLVGARRPERLTESLGALKLTLTAQDLARIEEAIPANAAAGDRYAAHSMAHLDSEK
- a CDS encoding PA0069 family radical SAM protein, producing the protein MSKSGYRKVPLQITQVRESEGETFTRVFDARKGRGAVSNMQGRYEVEQRVGFDDGWGVPEPENGETDEGGEPAALRTIITEETARTIISRNKSPDLPFNASLNPYRGCEHGCVYCFARPTHAYLGLSPGLDFESRIFAKTNAPELLLRELAKPSYLPETITVGINTDAYQPCERELQITRRVLQILSDCRHPAALITKSSLIERDIDILAPMAARRQMIAAVTIATLDPALARKLEPRAATPTRRLRVIRTLAEAGIPVSVSVAPVIPFINEPELEDIVAAAAEAGARRAGYTVLRLPWEVNPLFQQWLQTYFPERANRVMNRIREMRGGKDNDSDFATRMRGEGVWAELIRQRFEKAVQRSGMHQHGWFDMLDASQFVAPARPARASPSGQFNLF
- the trxB gene encoding thioredoxin-disulfide reductase, whose protein sequence is MTTPKHAKVLILGSGPAGYSAAVYAARANLNPVLITGVEQGGQLMTTTDVENWPGDPMGVQGPELMQRLLQHAERFNTEIIFDHIHTTKLSERPFRLIGDSGEYTCDALIIATGASAQYLGLPSEEAFMGKGVSACATCDGFFYRGKEVAVVGGGNTAVEEALYLSNIASKVTIIHRRDKFRAEPILIDRLLHKVTEGKIDIKWHHTLDEVVGDESGVTGIKIKSTQDGSVTPITLHGLFIAIGHKPNTGIFDGQLDMHNGYIKTRTGLEGFATATSINGVFAAGDVQDHIYRQAITSAGTGCMAALDAQRYLEGLE
- a CDS encoding LysR family transcriptional regulator, with amino-acid sequence MDRLQAMEVFVRVAELGSFSKTAEQMGLPAATVTNAIQAVEKRVGVRLLQRTTRKVTLTDDGAAYLERCQRLLAEFQDVENLFDNEQPQGVVRVDLPERLAHKNVIPRLPEFFARYPDISVKLNASDRFVDLIGEGVDCVVRVGLLSDSTLIARSIGAMEQITCASKAYLDRHGRPRTLAELGQHVMINYFSSRTGRELPWEYMQNGELKTLKLRGQVSVASSEAYMACCLAGLGLVQAPLLGAEDLLAQGMIEEVLPEFKPPPLPVAIVYSHNRHLSPRVRVFVDWLAEILKIR